The Corynebacterium sp. SCR221107 genome includes the window TGCAACTAGCCGTTGAGTACGGATACATCACGTATAACCCTGTCTACGTCAGAGCAGCAACGAAGCGAAGCAAGCCGCATCGCAAGGAGCTACCAGACACCGCAGAGCTTCGGGCAATCCTTGACGAAGTACCTCACAAATACCGCTTAATCACCGTTCTTTGCCTGTTTCACGGCCTTAGGATCGGCGAAGCACTTGCACTCAAGGGACAGGACATAAACCCGTCAAACGTGCGTGTACGCGGCACTTTGTCACGGGTTCCCAACGGAGTCGGTGGCATGAAAATGGCGTTGCATCCGCCGAAGACGATGGCAGGCTATCGCACCGTACCTGTCCTTCGTGAGTTCCGAAGCATCATCATCGACCACATCACCACCTACAACCCCGGCATGGATGAGTACGCCACCATAACAGACAAAGGCAGCGTTGTCTTCGATACCAGCTACCGAAGCATCTTCAACAGAGCGAAGGCGAAGGCAGGAGTTACTTCGGAGATCACGCCACATTACGGGCGTGTGTACCTCATCACCCGGCTTGCCGAAGCCGGTGCCACTCCATCGGAGATAGGCCGGATACTAGGACAGGAGGATACAGCCACCATCGTTGGCACGTACATGCGAGCAAGGGAACACAGGCCACAGGAGTTGATGGATCACCTCAACCTTGGAGACTGATCGCGCCGGGTTGTCCCCGTCGCTCATCTCGAGGGTACGAACGAACACCTGGGGCGGTGTGAGTGAGTAGAACGAGCCTTTTTTCGGTGGCCGACGAAGATCATCATTCTTCGGAGGCCTACTAGGTGACGGAGATGCTTAGTCATCGACGGAACCACTATTCTCCACTACCCCGCCGGGGCTTGGTGCCCGGCGAGGGAATATAACTTAGTTATCCTTGGTCGGCTGGAGCTTGATGGCTCCAGCCTTCCACTGTGGTTGGTCGTTCATACCCAAGGCCAATCCCCAATTGGCCGTTGGATATTCACTCTCCGATGAGACAAGAAAGAATTTTGACCAGGGGATACATAAGGGGAAACTTCGGTCAGAAGTCAAGCCTGTGACCAGCGGTTATATGACCACTTGACCGACTTGACCGAAGCCCCATCGGTCAACTTTCCTAGGTGAATCGCTTCGATTCGGCATCCCATCGCAAGGATGAGTCATCGGACTTCACCATCTGGTTGATGCGATTCTTCACCGTGTTTTCGCTGTATGGCGTGCCATTGGCGTTGTATACGCCTTGCCGGTCCAGCTGGGAGGTGACGTAGCGGAACACATCGGCTTTGGATGTACACGAAGCCGGGGCGCTTCGTGCCAACTCTGCCATTGCAGCCAATGCCTTGTTAGCTTCGGATGCTTCGGGCTTTGCATCCTCCACCCGTTCAGCCTTGCCGTTCTCGTCAAAGCGGATGCGTAGACTCCCACTGTCTCCTACATTGCCTTCGGTGGTCAGCTTCACCGCATCCTTTGACTTCACCACGCCCACGACGTGGCGCATCAATCCGACGATGCCGTTGTTACCCATCGACGCAGCCAACGGGTCACTACCACTTGCCTTGGCACTGTGGTGGATGAACACCACAGGCACCCCGGCGCGGTTAAACCGCTCTGCTACTTCGGTCAATGCCGTAATAGCTTCGGGCTTGTTGATGTCGATGCCACGGCAGACACCTAAGATGTTGTCGATTATGACCAGGCCGACGTTTCCAGCTTCGGCAGCTTCGTAGGACAGCTCTGGTACGCCTTCGATGCCAACGCGGTTGACGAAAGCGTGTTGCAGGTCAACACCCAGGGCTTGCAACCTTCTAACGTTCTCCTTCTCACCATTGGCTTCGGTGGTGACAATTAGGACGTTATTGCAGCTCAAGGCCTTCGCAGGCGAAACACCTATAAAAGGTTCACCGGAGATAAACGAAGCGGCAAGGTTCACTGCAAGTAGCGATTTACCTTGTTTGGGCTTGCCGACGAACATCGTGTAGCTATCGCAGACGAAGCCGGGATAAACCCACTCCTCAAGATCGCCGTTGAGTCTTTGGGCGATGTCATAAGCCGAAGGCGTTGGCAGAATCGAAGCAAAATGCTCATCTACCAGGCGTTGAATGTCCTGGTCGGTGTATGCATCGACGGTCATCGACCACCGCCCACGGTGTCATCTTCGGGCACGTAGAACGTGATGGCAGGGGAATCGCCGTCGCTCCACCCTTCGATTCGCGCCGGGGCGTTGGGGTTGCCGTAGCAGTCAGTGCCCGCCATGCCTTCGGCAAAACCTGCATAGCATTGGATGGGTTGGAGATGTTCCGGGGCGGTCATCACGGCTTCGATGGCACGCTTATCACGCTTGAAATTGTTAAACGCCTTGGTGGCGGGTACTACGTTGCCCACAGAGTGCGTGGAACGCGGAGCGCTCATCGGCTTAACATGGTCCAGCTCCATGAACGTGCTGGCATCGGACTTGTCATTGCTTTGCAACGGGGTTCCGGTGTAGTAGCAGCGATCAATGTCAGCATGGCGTTTCTTGACCATGTGCTCCTTCCATTCCCCAGGCGTGAACGGATAGACCCGCTTGCCGTTCCTTCGGAATCGCTTAACCGCAGAGTCAAGACGGCCTTGGACACCGTTGGCTTTTCGGGCACGGTTGCGCTGGCGCTCACTCTGGCATGGCTGGCACTCTCCCGCCTTGCCACGATTGCCCTTCTTATCGTTGGGGAATGCATCGAAGTCGATGACGTCGAAACAGGTCTTGCAAAGGCGCTTGCCTTGCAGTGCGTAGAACTCTCGGAGTTCAGAGAAAGACTTTTTGACTTTAGAAATAGGAATCTCCTTTGTTAGTTGGGTGATGCTGTCAACGTGATATTGGACAGCGTTGGGTGAGGGGGTGTAGTGTCGTGGCTACATGATTTTTCGTACCTCCTTGACTTTGTTGTGCTCGGGAAATTGTGGGCGCATGGCAGTGCGCCGCAACTGAAAAATGACAGACTTCTCCTGTGGGCATCGGGGTTCACTGTTCAGTTCTCACATAGCAAGCTAGAACAAGCGTTCGACAGAAACGCAGAGTCTAGCCCTCAACACTACAGCAACCCCTTTGGCAATATCAAGTCAGAGGGGCGTTTTGTGATGTAAATTACAGACTTTTCCCCCAAAATGTCGAAAACTCCAGGTAGTTCACAATGCAAAATAGTTGGTGAACACCAACCATAAACCTCAGACTCGTACACGAACTGACACCCGCATTACGCTTCGGTGGCACCCCCAGGGCAGGGGTATACCCCCCTGGGGTACGTAGGCCATGCAAGTCAAGACTGCCTTCCCGGAGTTGAGTATGTGCCACCCGCTCAGACATTCCCGATCAAACCTCACCAGAATTGGGACGGCTACAGCATCCCAACTGCAAACGCTCCCCAATACATCCCAAAGGCCACA containing:
- a CDS encoding tyrosine-type recombinase/integrase; the protein is MQLAVEYGYITYNPVYVRAATKRSKPHRKELPDTAELRAILDEVPHKYRLITVLCLFHGLRIGEALALKGQDINPSNVRVRGTLSRVPNGVGGMKMALHPPKTMAGYRTVPVLREFRSIIIDHITTYNPGMDEYATITDKGSVVFDTSYRSIFNRAKAKAGVTSEITPHYGRVYLITRLAEAGATPSEIGRILGQEDTATIVGTYMRAREHRPQELMDHLNLGD
- a CDS encoding AAA family ATPase, producing MTVDAYTDQDIQRLVDEHFASILPTPSAYDIAQRLNGDLEEWVYPGFVCDSYTMFVGKPKQGKSLLAVNLAASFISGEPFIGVSPAKALSCNNVLIVTTEANGEKENVRRLQALGVDLQHAFVNRVGIEGVPELSYEAAEAGNVGLVIIDNILGVCRGIDINKPEAITALTEVAERFNRAGVPVVFIHHSAKASGSDPLAASMGNNGIVGLMRHVVGVVKSKDAVKLTTEGNVGDSGSLRIRFDENGKAERVEDAKPEASEANKALAAMAELARSAPASCTSKADVFRYVTSQLDRQGVYNANGTPYSENTVKNRINQMVKSDDSSLRWDAESKRFT